A region from the Spirochaeta thermophila DSM 6192 genome encodes:
- a CDS encoding alpha-L-rhamnosidase — protein sequence MVHVYDVMCEGQRFPLGLSTARPRFSWRIGAAEGVGDLFQEAFQIQVALDEGFTSPVWDSGMVHEGRSQWVDYGGPELSPCTRYYVRVRVKPIGGELSPWSDATWFETGLPEWTAPFVSPEPVERVGRSSRPRYVRREFSIDRSVAGARLYATALGLYELSINGRRVGDSFFTPGWTSYRRRLLYQTYDVTDYLRPGRNVVAGIVANGWYRGELTWFLERNLYGREIALSVDLRWKEEGGEGRLVTDSTWRSSDGPLVYAELYHGEVYDSRLEVPGWDLPGFDDGEWEECRVLEISGRAVEAQEAPPVRIHERLAPVRIITTPRGEKVLDFGQNLTGWVRFRVRGRSGDRVRLRHAEILDKEGNFYTDNLRKARNIVEYVLKGEGEEEFSPRFSFQGFRYVCVDEWPGEINPSDFTAEVLHSDMEPLLEFRCSHEPLNRLHHNIQWSWKGNSLAIPTDCPQRDERLGWTGDAAMFVGTATYLSDARSFLLQWLVDMTLDQRRDGAVPFVVPDVLSLLEQQDPNFREPPFGSAGWGDAITICPWTLYRRYGDRRILERLYPAMQRWVEYMRAQAREGLVWERGFHFGDWVALDAEEGSYVGLTPLPLIATAFYALSTEILARTAGVLGLEEDERRYKDLHKRIAAAWCREFFTGEGRLRVETQTGYTLGLAFGLVPESAREEAAARLADLVREKGHLTTGFLGTPFLLRVLSDHGYTDLAYTLLLRDEYPSWLYEVKAGATTIWEHWDGIKPDGTMWSPQMNSFNHYAYGAVGEWMYAVMGGIRAEDGGPGFSSFSLEPLPGGDVRECSVHYRSPYGLIASSWTIEDGRMHWVFEVPPNTKATVRLWGVESRSVEGAAKLGLQDRIEDGGPCAAAQVGSGRYELICPVPVRRFRSMT from the coding sequence ATGGTCCATGTCTACGATGTCATGTGTGAGGGACAGAGGTTCCCTCTGGGTCTGTCCACCGCCCGTCCCCGGTTCTCCTGGAGGATCGGTGCGGCCGAGGGGGTGGGAGATCTGTTCCAGGAGGCCTTCCAGATCCAGGTGGCGCTGGATGAAGGATTCACCTCCCCTGTGTGGGACAGCGGGATGGTACACGAGGGAAGATCGCAGTGGGTCGACTATGGGGGACCTGAGCTCTCCCCTTGCACTCGATATTATGTCCGGGTTCGGGTGAAGCCTATTGGAGGGGAGCTCTCCCCATGGAGCGATGCCACATGGTTCGAGACAGGTCTCCCCGAGTGGACGGCCCCGTTCGTGAGTCCCGAGCCTGTGGAGCGTGTGGGACGGTCTTCCAGGCCGCGGTACGTGCGCCGGGAGTTTTCGATCGACAGGTCCGTTGCTGGGGCCAGGCTCTACGCCACGGCCCTCGGACTGTACGAGCTCTCCATCAACGGCCGGAGAGTGGGGGACTCGTTCTTCACTCCGGGGTGGACCTCCTACCGACGCAGGCTCCTCTACCAGACTTACGACGTGACGGACTACCTCAGGCCTGGAAGGAACGTGGTGGCGGGGATAGTGGCGAACGGCTGGTACAGAGGAGAGCTCACCTGGTTCCTCGAGAGGAACCTGTACGGCCGGGAGATCGCCCTCTCCGTGGACCTCAGGTGGAAGGAGGAGGGCGGTGAGGGGCGGCTCGTGACCGACTCCACGTGGAGGTCCTCAGACGGTCCGCTCGTGTATGCGGAACTCTATCATGGTGAGGTCTACGACTCCCGTCTCGAGGTACCGGGGTGGGACCTGCCGGGATTCGACGACGGGGAGTGGGAGGAGTGCCGGGTTCTCGAGATCTCGGGGCGTGCAGTCGAGGCGCAGGAGGCCCCTCCCGTTCGTATCCATGAGCGACTGGCCCCTGTCCGCATCATCACCACGCCCCGTGGTGAGAAGGTGCTCGATTTCGGGCAGAACCTCACCGGATGGGTCCGGTTCAGGGTGAGGGGGAGGAGCGGTGATCGTGTGAGGCTCCGTCACGCCGAGATTCTCGACAAGGAGGGCAATTTCTACACCGACAACCTGAGGAAGGCGCGGAACATCGTAGAGTACGTCCTGAAAGGTGAGGGGGAGGAAGAGTTCTCTCCGAGGTTCTCCTTTCAGGGGTTTCGTTATGTGTGCGTGGACGAGTGGCCGGGTGAGATCAATCCTTCCGATTTCACGGCCGAGGTGCTCCACTCGGACATGGAGCCCCTCCTCGAGTTCAGGTGTTCGCACGAGCCCCTGAACCGGCTCCACCACAACATACAGTGGAGCTGGAAGGGGAACAGCCTTGCGATTCCCACGGACTGCCCCCAGAGGGATGAGCGGCTGGGATGGACCGGTGATGCGGCCATGTTCGTGGGGACGGCTACCTACCTCTCCGATGCGCGATCGTTCCTTCTCCAATGGCTCGTGGACATGACACTCGATCAACGGCGCGATGGTGCGGTTCCGTTTGTGGTGCCTGACGTGCTCTCCCTTCTCGAGCAGCAGGATCCCAACTTCCGGGAGCCGCCTTTCGGCTCTGCCGGATGGGGGGATGCGATCACCATCTGCCCCTGGACCCTCTACCGGCGATACGGTGACAGGCGGATACTCGAACGCCTGTACCCTGCGATGCAACGCTGGGTGGAGTACATGAGGGCACAGGCGAGGGAGGGACTCGTCTGGGAGCGCGGCTTCCACTTCGGGGACTGGGTCGCCCTCGATGCCGAGGAGGGGAGTTACGTAGGGCTCACCCCCCTCCCGCTCATCGCCACGGCCTTCTATGCCCTCTCCACGGAGATCCTCGCCCGTACCGCAGGTGTGCTCGGTCTGGAAGAAGACGAGCGCCGGTACAAGGACCTCCACAAGCGGATCGCGGCGGCCTGGTGCCGTGAGTTCTTCACCGGGGAGGGAAGACTCCGGGTGGAGACGCAGACAGGCTACACCCTCGGCCTGGCCTTCGGCCTCGTCCCGGAATCGGCCCGGGAGGAGGCAGCGGCGCGTCTCGCGGACCTCGTGCGGGAGAAGGGGCACCTCACGACGGGGTTTCTCGGGACCCCGTTCCTCCTCCGCGTACTCTCCGATCACGGCTATACGGACCTCGCCTATACCCTCCTCCTCAGGGACGAGTATCCGTCCTGGCTCTACGAGGTGAAGGCGGGCGCCACCACCATATGGGAGCACTGGGACGGGATCAAGCCCGACGGCACCATGTGGAGCCCGCAGATGAATTCCTTCAACCACTACGCCTACGGCGCGGTGGGAGAGTGGATGTACGCGGTGATGGGGGGTATCCGGGCCGAGGATGGAGGGCCGGGGTTCTCCTCGTTCTCGCTCGAACCGCTTCCCGGTGGAGACGTGAGGGAGTGTTCTGTCCACTACAGGAGTCCCTACGGTTTGATCGCTTCATCGTGGACCATCGAGGACGGCCGGATGCACTGGGTATTCGAGGTGCCCCCCAATACGAAGGCCACGGTGAGGCTCTGGGGGGTGGAAAGCCGTTCGGTCGAGGGGGCAGCGAAGCTCGGATTGCAGGATCGTATCGAAGATGGTGGCCCCTGTGCCGCGGCACAGGTCGGCTCCGGCAGGTACGAACTCATCTGCCCTGTCCCGGTGAGGCGGTTCCGGAGTATGACCTGA
- a CDS encoding ABC transporter permease: MHVRNTRRETSFGTLLRRIAGSWQLYVLILPAFLYILIFRYGPMYGLQLAFKSYNVRLGITGSPFVGLEHFRRFLSYYRFGEIFSNTIILGLYKLAVGFPIPILLALSINEVRSPGIKRFLQTVTYAPYFLSVVVVVGIVYQLFSPHYGILTGLIRSLTGKTINIMGTPEAFRHVFVWTDVWQLMGYQAILYLAALSAVPPELYEAAAIDGASKFQRLLHIDIPSLLPTATVLFILEVSRIMDISFEKVILLQTPLNLRVSEVLTTYVYKVGILEGYFDFATAIGLFNSIINLVLVVTMNTIARKWGESSLW, encoded by the coding sequence ATGCATGTACGCAACACGAGACGAGAGACATCATTCGGGACCCTCCTGAGGCGTATCGCAGGATCGTGGCAGCTGTATGTCCTTATCTTGCCCGCCTTCCTGTACATCCTGATCTTCAGGTACGGGCCCATGTACGGCTTGCAGCTCGCCTTCAAGTCGTACAACGTGCGGCTCGGCATCACGGGAAGCCCCTTCGTGGGGCTGGAACACTTCCGCAGGTTCCTCTCGTACTACCGCTTCGGTGAGATCTTCTCCAACACGATCATCCTGGGACTCTACAAGCTTGCGGTGGGCTTCCCCATCCCCATCCTCCTGGCCCTCTCGATCAACGAAGTCCGTTCCCCCGGGATAAAACGTTTCCTCCAGACCGTGACCTATGCCCCTTATTTCCTCTCGGTGGTGGTGGTGGTGGGGATCGTGTATCAGCTCTTCTCGCCCCACTATGGGATCCTTACGGGCCTCATACGGAGTCTCACCGGTAAGACCATCAACATCATGGGCACCCCGGAAGCCTTTCGTCATGTCTTCGTCTGGACCGATGTGTGGCAGCTCATGGGCTATCAGGCCATCCTCTATCTCGCGGCCCTCTCGGCGGTGCCCCCTGAACTCTACGAGGCGGCCGCCATCGACGGGGCTTCGAAGTTCCAGCGCCTCCTCCACATCGACATCCCCTCGCTCCTTCCCACCGCCACGGTGCTCTTCATACTGGAGGTGAGCCGTATCATGGACATATCGTTCGAGAAGGTGATCCTTCTCCAGACTCCGCTCAACCTCCGTGTCTCCGAGGTGCTCACCACCTATGTCTACAAGGTGGGAATTCTCGAAGGCTATTTCGACTTTGCGACGGCCATCGGCCTCTTCAACTCGATCATCAATCTGGTCCTCGTGGTGACCATGAATACCATAGCCCGAAAGTGGGGGGAATCCAGCCTATGGTGA
- a CDS encoding carbohydrate ABC transporter permease, protein MVKHTSHPSLRSTGADKVFDVVNGLFLTVIAVVVIYPLVYVVSASFSSPGAVSRGAVILWPVEPSLEGYKAVFKYDTVITGYLNSLFYMGVGTFINLVVTMTAAYALAQRELLGRTAIMVLFTFTLLFSGGIIPFYLVVKNTIGLNNRLDMVIPNAMSVANLIIARTFIQQNLPSDLREAARIDGSDDFYFFFKIALPLSAPIIGVLTVLYAVGHWNSFFYPFIFLSSKELFPLQIVLRNIVLMNEMGVDSYQNVEYAARVAGLNDLLKFSLIVVASLPVLVIYPFVQRYFVKGIMIGSIKG, encoded by the coding sequence ATGGTGAAGCACACATCTCATCCTTCGCTCCGGTCCACCGGGGCGGACAAGGTCTTCGACGTGGTGAACGGTCTCTTTCTCACGGTGATCGCCGTGGTGGTGATCTATCCTCTGGTGTACGTGGTGAGCGCGTCTTTCAGTTCTCCGGGCGCGGTCTCGAGGGGAGCGGTGATCCTCTGGCCCGTAGAACCCTCTCTGGAAGGATACAAGGCCGTCTTCAAGTACGACACCGTGATCACGGGATACCTCAATTCCCTCTTCTACATGGGGGTGGGCACCTTCATCAACCTCGTGGTCACCATGACCGCAGCCTATGCTCTCGCCCAGAGGGAGCTCCTCGGGAGGACCGCCATCATGGTGTTGTTCACCTTCACGCTCCTGTTCTCCGGTGGGATCATTCCCTTCTACCTTGTGGTGAAGAACACCATAGGCCTGAACAACAGGCTCGACATGGTGATCCCCAACGCCATGTCGGTGGCCAATCTCATCATCGCCCGTACCTTCATCCAGCAGAATCTCCCTTCGGACCTCAGGGAGGCGGCCCGTATCGATGGGAGCGACGATTTCTATTTCTTCTTTAAAATTGCTCTTCCCCTTTCCGCCCCGATCATCGGCGTACTCACCGTGCTCTATGCGGTGGGACACTGGAACTCGTTCTTCTATCCGTTCATCTTCCTCTCTTCGAAGGAATTGTTTCCGCTTCAGATCGTGCTGCGCAACATCGTGCTCATGAACGAGATGGGGGTGGACTCGTACCAGAACGTGGAGTACGCGGCGCGGGTGGCGGGCCTGAACGACCTGCTCAAGTTCTCGCTCATCGTGGTGGCGAGCCTGCCGGTGCTGGTCATCTATCCCTTTGTTCAACGCTACTTCGTGAAGGGGATCATGATCGGCTCGATAAAGGGCTAG